The following are encoded together in the Oncorhynchus gorbuscha isolate QuinsamMale2020 ecotype Even-year linkage group LG03, OgorEven_v1.0, whole genome shotgun sequence genome:
- the LOC124029566 gene encoding green-sensitive opsin-like yields MQNGTEGNNFYIPMSNRTGLVRSPFEYPQYYLADPWQFYGLAVYMFFLICFGFPINGLTLYVTATNKKLQQPLNFILVNLAAAGMIMVVFGFTITFITSINGYFVFGPIGCAIEGFMATIGGQVSLWSLVVLAIERYIVVCKPMGSFTFTTTHAGAGCAFTWVMAMACAAPPLVGWSRYIPEGMQCSCGPDYYTLAEGFNNESYVLYMFSCHFCVPVVTIFFTYGSLVLTVKAAAASQQDSASTQKAEKEVTRMCFLMVCGFLIAWTPYASFAAWIFFNKGAAFTATAMAIPAFFSKSSAIFNPVIYVLMNKQFRSCMLAAVGISSGTEDETSVSASKTEVSSVGPA; encoded by the exons ATGCAGAACGGCACTGAAGGAAACAACTTCTACATCCCCATGTCCAACAGGACTGGACTTGTAAGAAGTCCCTTTGAATATCCTCAGTACTACTTGGCGGATCCATGGCAATTCTATGGTCTTGCTGTCTACATGTTCTTCCTGATCTGTTTTGGATTCCCCATCAACGGTCTGACCTTGTACGTCACAGCCACAAACAAGAAGCTCCAGCAACCCCTCAACTTCATCCTGGTCAATTTGGCTGCAGCTGGAATGATCATGGTAGTCTTTGGATTCACCATTACCTTCATTACCTCCATCAATGGCTACTTCGTCTTTGGACCTATAGGCTGTGCCATCGAGGGTTTCATGGCTACAATTGGAG GTCAGGTTTCTCTGTGGTCTCTGGTGGTGCTGGCCATTGAGAGATACATTGTCGTCTGCAAGCCCATGGGCAGCTTCACATTCACTACCACCCACGCTGGTGCCGGATGTGCATTCACCTGGGTCATGGCAATGGCCTGTGCTGCCCCCCCATTGGTTGGCTGGTCTAG ATATATCCCAGAGGGCATGCAGTGCTCATGTGGACCTGATTACTACACCTTGGCCGAAGGCTTCAACAATGAATCATATGTGCTCTACATGTTCAGCTGCCACTTCTGTGTTCCTGTCGTCACCATCTTCTTCACGTACGGAAGCCTTGTCCTCACAGTCAAGGCG GCTGCAGCTTCCCAGCAGGACTCAGCATCCACCCAGAAAGCTGAGAAGGAAGTGACACGTATGTGCTTCCTGATGGTTTGTGGTTTCCTGATTGCCTGGACCCCCTATGCCAGCTTTGCTGCCTGGATCTTCTTCAACAAAGGAGCTGCCTTTACAGCCACAGCCATGGCTATTCCAGCCTTCTTCTCAAAGAGCTCAGCCATCTTCAACCCAGTCATCTATGTGCTGATGAACAAACAG ttCCGTAGCTGCATGTTGGCTGCTGTAGGAATTAGTTCAGGAACTGAAGATGAGACCTCTGTTTCAGCAAGCAAGACAGAAGTGTCCTCTGTGGGCCCTGCATAA
- the LOC124029536 gene encoding green-sensitive opsin-3-like, producing the protein MNGTEGNNFYIPMSNRTGLVRSPFLYQQYYLAPPWQFYLLAVYMFFLICFGFPINGLTLYVTATNKKLQQPLNFILVNLALAGLIMVLFGFTITITSAVNGYFIWGPLGCAIEGFMATLGGQVALWSLVVLAIERYIVVCKPMGSFKFSVAHAGAGVGFTWVMAATCAVPPLVGWSRYIPEGMQCSCGPDYYTLSPGYNNDSYVIYMFVCHFMVPVFIIAFTYGSLVLTVKAAAASQQDSASTQKAEKEVTRMCLLMVCGFLIAWTPYASVAAWIFFNKGAAFTAQFMAVPAFFSKSSAIFNPVIYVLMNKQFRNCMLAAVGIAAPEDETSVSTSKTEVSSVGPA; encoded by the exons ATGAACGGCACTGAGGGCAACAACTTCTACATCCCCATGTCCAACAGGACTGGGCTTGTAAGGAGTCCTTTTCTATACCAACAGTACTACTTGGCGCCTCCATGGCAATTCTATCTGCTTGCTGTCTACATGTTCTTCCTGATCTGTTTTGGATTCCCCATCAACGGTCTGACCTTGTACGTCACAGCCACAAACAAGAAGCTCCAGCAACCCCTCAACTTCATCCTGGTCAACTTGGCTCTGGCTGGGTTGATCATGGTCCTCTTTGGATTCACTATCACCATTACATCTGCTGTCAATGGCTACTTCATCTGGGGACCATTGGGCTGTGCCATTGAGGGATTCATGGCTACACTTGGAG GTCAGGTGGCTCTGTGGTCTCTGGTGGTGCTGGCAATTGAGAGATACATTGTGGTCTGCAAGCCCATGGGCAGCTTCAAATTCAGTGTCGCACATGCTGGTGCTGGTGTTGGATTCACCTGGGTGATGGCTGCCACCTGCGCTGTTCCCCCACTGGTTGGCTGGTCCAG ATACATCCCTGAGGGCATGCAGTGTTCATGTGGACCTGACTACTATACTCTGAGTCCAGGCTACAACAATGACTCATATGTCATATACATGTTTGTCTGCCACTTCATGGTTCCAGTCTTCATCATTGCCTTCACTTATGGAAGCCTTGTCCTCACAGTCAAGGCG GCGGCAGCTTCCCAGCAGGACTCAGCATCCACCCAGAAAGCTGAGAAGGAAGTGACACGTATGTGCCTCCTGATGGTTTGTGGTTTCCTGATTGCCTGGACCCCCTATGCCTCTGTTGCTGCTTGGATCTTCTTCAACAAAGGAGCTGCGTTCACTGCCCAGTTCATGGCTGTCCCAGCCTTCTTCTCAAAGAGCTCAGCCATCTTCAACCCAGTCATCTATGTGCTGATGAACAAACAG ttccgTAACTGCATGCTGGCTGCTGTAGGCATAGCAGCCCCTGAGGATGAGACTTCTGTGTCAACAAGCAAGACAGAAGTGTCTTCTGTGGGCCCTGCATAG
- the LOC124029554 gene encoding green-sensitive opsin-like → MQNGTEGNNFYIPMSNRTGLVRSPFEYPQYYLADPWQFYLLAVYMFFLICFGFPINGLTLYVTATNKKLQQPLNFILVNLAAAGMIMVLFGFTITITSAVNGYFVFGPIGCAIEGFMATLGGQVALWSLVVLAIERYIVVCKPMGSFTFTTTHAGAGCAFTWVMAMACAAPPLVGWSRYIPEGMQCSCGPDYYTLAEGFNNESYVLYMFSCHFCVPVVTIFFTYGSLVLTVKAAAASQQDSASTQKAEKEVTRMCILMVCGFLIAWTPYASFAAWIFFNKGAAFTATAMAIPAFFSKSSAIFNPVIYVLMNKQFRSCMLAAVGISSGTEDETSVSASKTEVSSVGPA, encoded by the exons ATGCAGAACGGCACTGAAGGAAACAACTTCTACATCCCCATGTCCAACAGGACTGGACTTGTAAGAAGTCCCTTTGAATATCCTCAGTACTACTTGGCGGATCCATGGCAATTCTATCTGCTTGCTGTCTACATGTTCTTCCTGATCTGTTTTGGATTCCCCATCAACGGTCTGACCTTGTACGTCACAGCGACAAACAAGAAGCTCCAGCAACCCCTCAACTTCATCCTGGTCAATTTGGCTGCAGCTGGAATGATCATGGTTCTCTTTGGATTCACTATCACCATTACATCTGCTGTCAATGGCTACTTCGTCTTTGGACCTATAGGCTGTGCCATCGAGGGTTTCATGGCTACACTTGGAG GTCAGGTTGCTCTGTGGTCTCTGGTGGTGCTGGCCATTGAGAGATACATTGTCGTCTGCAAGCCCATGGGCAGCTTCACATTCACTACCACCCACGCTGGTGCCGGATGTGCATTCACCTGGGTCATGGCAATGGCCTGTGCTGCCCCCCCATTGGTTGGCTGGTCTAG ATATATCCCAGAGGGCATGCAGTGCTCATGTGGACCTGATTACTACACCTTGGCCGAAGGCTTCAACAATGAATCATATGTGCTCTACATGTTCAGCTGCCACTTCTGTGTTCCTGTCGTCACCATCTTCTTCACGTACGGAAGCCTTGTCCTCACAGTCAAGGCG GCTGCAGCTTCCCAGCAGGACTCAGCATCTACCCAGAAAGCTGAGAAGGAAGTGACACGTATGTGCATCCTGATGGTTTGTGGTTTCCTGATTGCCTGGACCCCCTATGCCAGCTTTGCTGCCTGGATTTTCTTCAACAAAGGAGCTGCCTTTACAGCCACAGCCATGGCTATTCCAGCCTTCTTCTCAAAGAGCTCAGCCATCTTCAACCCAGTCATCTATGTGTTGATGAACAAACAG ttCCGTAGCTGCATGTTGGCTGCTGTAGGAATTAGTTCAGGAACTGAAGATGAGACCTCTGTTTCAGCAAGCAAGACAGAAGTGTCCTCTGTGGGCCCTGCATAA